From one Branchiostoma floridae strain S238N-H82 chromosome 3, Bfl_VNyyK, whole genome shotgun sequence genomic stretch:
- the LOC118411488 gene encoding late histone H2A.2.2-like, producing the protein MSGRGKGGKIRSKARSRSARAGLQFPVGRVHRFLRKGNYAERIGAGAPVYLAAVLEYLTAEILELAGNAARDNKKTRIIPRHLQLAVRNDEELNSLLSGVTIAQGGVLPNIASALLPKKTSGGHGKKFSGSSQEY; encoded by the coding sequence ATGTCCGGACGGGGAAAAGGTGGGAAGATCCGATCGAAAGCCAGGAGTAGGTCGGCGAGAGCAGGTCTGCAGTTCCCCGTGGGGCGCGTGCACCGCTTCCTGCGTAAGGGCAACTACGCCGAGCGGATCGGAGCGGGCGCTCCCGTGTACCTGGCGGCCGTGCTGGAGTATCTCACCGCCGAAATCCTGGAACTGGCCGGTAACGCCGCCCGTGACAACAAAAAGACGAGAATCATCCCTCGTCACCTTCAGCTAGCCGTCCGCAACGATGAGGAGCTGAACAGCCTGCTGTCAGGAGTCACCATCGCCCAAGGCGGCGTGCTGCCCAACATCGCCTCGGCACTGCTGCCCAAGAAGACTAGCGGTGGGCACGGGAAGAAGTTCAGTGGGTCAAGTCAGGAGTACTGA